A DNA window from Microcystis aeruginosa NIES-843 contains the following coding sequences:
- a CDS encoding circularly permuted type 2 ATP-grasp protein: MLLNTYDPEGFYDELFLDDGQPRPHSSPLIKWLQNLPPRELQQHRETAQSALFELGVTFNVYSDNQGVEKIFPFDIIPRIVAAEDWDYLERGLKQRIKALNLFLSDIYNDQLIIKDGIIPPELIASATGFLKPCVGLKPAGGIWCHITGTDLVRDKDGQWYVLEDNLRVPSGISYVLENRRVMKSTFPDIFQTMNVKPVDDYPSHLLETLLNLAPPQLPNPTVVVLTPGTYNSAYFEHSFIAQQMGVELVEGRDLVVFDGYLQMKTTKGLRRVDVVYRRLDDDFLDPAVFRPDSMLGVPGLLKVFQEGRVALANAPGTGVADDKVIYAFVPDMIRYYLGEEAILNNVPTYLCWREKDLDYVLNNLDKLVVKAANESGGYGMLVGSQATPEQRAEFAPRIAANPRNYIAQPVLSLSRVPTLIDTEVEGRHVDLRPYILHRGDEIYVHPGGLTRVALKKGSLVVNSSQGGGSKDTWVLTK; this comes from the coding sequence GTGCTATTAAATACCTACGATCCCGAAGGCTTCTACGACGAACTATTCTTAGATGATGGTCAACCTCGTCCCCACTCGTCCCCTTTAATCAAATGGTTGCAGAATCTGCCGCCCCGAGAACTTCAACAACACCGGGAAACCGCTCAGTCGGCCCTGTTTGAATTGGGGGTGACTTTCAATGTCTATAGCGACAATCAAGGGGTAGAAAAAATCTTTCCTTTTGATATTATTCCCCGAATTGTCGCAGCTGAGGACTGGGATTATTTAGAAAGAGGCCTGAAACAACGCATCAAAGCCCTCAATCTTTTTCTCTCCGATATCTATAATGACCAGTTAATCATTAAAGATGGCATTATTCCCCCCGAATTAATCGCCTCGGCGACGGGATTTCTGAAACCCTGTGTGGGACTAAAACCCGCCGGAGGTATCTGGTGTCACATCACGGGAACCGATTTAGTCCGCGATAAAGATGGTCAATGGTACGTTTTAGAAGATAATTTGCGGGTTCCTTCCGGTATTTCCTATGTCCTCGAAAATCGTCGGGTAATGAAAAGCACCTTCCCCGATATTTTCCAGACAATGAATGTTAAACCGGTGGATGATTATCCTTCCCATCTGTTGGAAACTCTCCTTAATTTAGCCCCGCCCCAATTGCCTAACCCCACCGTGGTGGTTTTAACCCCCGGAACCTATAATTCTGCCTACTTTGAACATTCTTTTATTGCCCAACAAATGGGGGTAGAATTAGTGGAAGGGCGTGATTTAGTCGTCTTTGATGGTTATCTACAAATGAAAACCACCAAGGGATTAAGACGGGTAGATGTGGTATATCGTCGCCTCGATGATGACTTTTTAGATCCGGCGGTTTTTCGTCCCGATTCGATGTTGGGTGTACCCGGATTATTAAAAGTTTTCCAGGAAGGCCGCGTCGCTTTAGCTAATGCCCCTGGTACGGGAGTCGCCGATGATAAGGTTATTTATGCTTTTGTCCCCGATATGATTCGTTATTATCTGGGAGAAGAAGCGATTTTAAATAACGTTCCTACCTATCTTTGTTGGCGAGAAAAGGACTTAGATTATGTCTTAAATAATCTCGATAAGTTAGTTGTGAAAGCCGCTAATGAGTCGGGAGGTTATGGGATGTTAGTCGGTTCTCAAGCTACCCCCGAACAAAGGGCAGAATTCGCCCCACGCATTGCTGCTAATCCCCGCAATTATATCGCTCAACCGGTGTTAAGTCTTTCTAGAGTTCCCACTTTAATTGACACGGAAGTTGAAGGTCGTCATGTGGATTTACGTCCCTATATTCTCCATCGGGGTGATGAAATTTATGTGCATCCCGGGGGGTTAACTCGCGTGGCTTTGAAAAAGGGTTCTTTAGTGGTTAATTCTTCTCAAGGTGGTGGCAGTAAAGACACTTGGGTTTTAACCAAGTAA